One Kwoniella pini CBS 10737 chromosome 11, complete sequence DNA segment encodes these proteins:
- a CDS encoding NADH-ubiquinone oxidoreductase 23 kDa subunit, mitochondrial: MTRNLIPLFRPILSSSSKSKSLPLTIRSIHSTSKILLATPVNGNGQGQGKNPFLPRNTGPRTITPGPIKSPNPRESTTVDSTSKGSRQDIGNIEQIGTSIGSDSYPDYSKGPSALDKASQLFFFTEIVRGMWIVLEQFFRPPYTIMYPFEKGPLSPRFRGEHALRRYPNGEERCIACKLCEAICPAQAITIESEAREDGSRRTTRYDLDMTKCIYCGFCQEACPVDAIVETQNAEYSTETREELLYNKEKLLANGDKAEAEIAANLQADHVGFSV; this comes from the exons ATGACACGAAATTTAATACCATTATTTAGACCTatactttcatcttcatcaaaatcaaaatcattacCATTAACAATTAGATCAATACATTCTACTTCAAAAATTTTATTAGCAACACCTgtaaatggaaatggtcAAGGTCAAGGAAAAAATCCATTTTTACCTAGAAATACTGGACCTAGAACAATTACACCTGGACCAATAAAATCACCTAATCCAAGAGAATCAACTACAGTTGATTCAACTTCTAAAGGATCAAGACAAGATATAGGGAATATTGAACAAATTGGAACTTCAATTGGATCTGATTCATATCCTGATTATTCAAAAGGACCTAGTGCTTTAGATAAAGCTAGTcaattgtttttctttaCTGAAATTGTaagag GAATGTGGATTGTACTTGAACAATTCTTTAGACCACCATATACAATTATGTATCCATTCGAAAAAGGTCCTTTATCACCTAGATTTAGAGGTGAACATGCTTTAAGAAGATATCCAAatggtgaagaaagatgTATCG CTTGTAAACTTTGTGAAGCTATTTGCCCTGCACAAGCTATAACGATCGAATCTGAGGCTagagaagatggatcaaGGAGAACAACAAGATATG ATCTTGATATGACAAAATGTATTTATTGTGGATTTTGTCAAGAAGCTTGTCCTGTAGATGCCATTGTTGAAA CTCAAAACGCAGAATACTCTACAGAAACTAGAGAAGAACTTTTatataataaagaaaaattattagCTAATGGTGataaagctgaagctgaaatagCTGCTAACcttcaagctgatcatgTGGGTTTTTCCGTTTAA